A single window of Oncorhynchus keta strain PuntledgeMale-10-30-2019 chromosome 34, Oket_V2, whole genome shotgun sequence DNA harbors:
- the LOC118366521 gene encoding melanin-concentrating hormone receptor 2-like → MQCILGCSHEGNQRVETTKKTVPDVYICNLAVADVVHVTVMPFLIHQWARGGHWVFGSTLCTIITSLDNCNQVACAAVMTAVSLDRYLAVVHPFRLMTLRTRAKTIWINLFVWVVSFVIVLPAWVHSKVIRFPDGLESCSMNLVTPKEVLWYTLYQTITSFFLPLPLIITCYMLILCYTWRMYLKNKRERRFSANNQSRERAIRLTKMVLVLVTVFLVSVGPYHMLQLVNLTLRRPTLAYYTCYYLSVCLSYAASSINPFIYILLSGHFRRRLTYRKPPSRPVVEREPNGPQVRTPHSSF, encoded by the exons ATGCAGTGCATCTTGGGATGTTCCCATGAGGGGAACCAAAGGGTAGA GACCACAAAGAAGACCGTTCCAGACGTATACATCTGTAACCTGGCCGTGGCTGATGTGGTCCACGTGACGGTCATGCCCTTCCTGATCCACCAGTGGGCCCGGGGGGGGCATTGGGTGTTTGGCAGCACCCTCTGCACCATCATCACCTCCCTGGACAACTGCAATCAGGTGGCCTGTGCAGCCGTCATGACCGCTGTCAGCCTGGACAG GTACCTGGCGGTGGTGCACCCGTTCCGTCTGATGACCCTCCGCACCCGCGCTAAGACAATCTGGATCAACCTGTTTGTGTGGGTGGTGTCATTTGTCATAGTCCTTCCCGCCTGGGTCCACTCCAAGGTGATTCGCTTCCCTGACGGACTGGAGAGCTGCTCCATGAACCTGGTCACTCCCAAAGAGGTGCTCTG gtaCACCCTATATCAGACCATCACGTCTTTCTTTCTGCCCCTGCCACTTATCATCACCTGTTACATGCTGATCCTGTGCTATACCTGGAGGATGTACCTGAAGAACAAAAGGGAACGGCG ctTCAGTGCTAACAACCAGTCCCGGGAGCGAGCCATCCGCCTCACCAAGATGGTTCTGGTCCTTGTGACGGTTTTCCTGGTGAGCGTAGGGCCCTACCACATGCTCCAGCTGGTCAACTTAACGCTGCGGCGGCCCACACTGGCCTACTACACCTGCTACTACCTGTCAGTGTGCCTCAGTTACGCCGCCAGCAGCATTAACCCTTTCATCTACATCCTGCTCAGCGGACACTTCCGTCGCCGGCTCACTTACCGCAAGCCGCCCAGTAGGCCTGTTGTTGAGAGGGAGCCTAACGGGCCCCAGGTCCGTACACCACACTCCAGCTTCTGA